A stretch of the uncultured Desulfobacter sp. genome encodes the following:
- a CDS encoding dockerin type I domain-containing protein has product MNYAGWFKKSTIFICLFLILFVAFPALAANDSICARVRIQIDQELTLERQAFDAHMRINNGLSTIALENVGVDVLFYDENGSSVLASSDPNNTAALFFIRLESMENIDDVSGTGTVAPSTSADIHWLIIPSVGASKGLEAGTLYYVGARLSYTANGQEQEINVAPDYIFVKPLPVLALDYFLPEDVYGDDAFTTEIEGPIPFTLGVRIKNNGGGWAANVAIDSAQPKIVDNDQGLLVNFMIVGSEVNGVSTNDSLLVSFGNIAPHTSGTARWEMECSLSGKFIDFQATISHADELGGELTSVIDTINTHVLLHDVLVDIGGRDDIRDFLAKDGTLLTVYESDSLETIVTDVSEDAAIQLVTSGADTHTYTLTVPVASGFAYLELPDPQLGQQVIAEVVRSDGKIINLNNAWLSKRRDDNQAWQYLFNLFDANPTGSYTIVLQEPGARPQPPVLEFIPNRNGVEDRQVSFIVEASDPNGTTPVLSAAPLPPGATFVDQGDGTAIFDWTPMVGQAGRYSIRYTASDGVLQSTRRAVLTICNIDDSDCDGMNDQWELDHFGTLDRDGTGDYDGDGISDLDEYLNGTDPTETQNAPSVPVINAPLVDEIVPALQPELSVLCSTDADGDILTYEFEVYSDSGYTTLVANDSNVQESGLIAPWIVPEELAENQIYYWRVRAFDGTAYSFWTHGRFLVSETNEAPCPVELLTPENLWHADSIRPTLVSGFSTDPENDSLTYTFAVYADQTLNSLITSGQGTVDENSGMVSWQVNADLTNGSLYYWQVTVEDADQNTITSNAFSFTVDTVNQTPPVPEIDSPAVGSEVNTTSLVLSVISVTDPDGDDVTYDFEMDVLKDFSSESLIRSSPDEITILDGTVQWQHENLIDSTVYYWRARSRDSVSASQWVCGQFFVNTYNDEPNTPVLKNPGNLSWTDQLLPVLSVHPAEEPDNDTVEMIVEVYTDEDLTDLIFEGSSEDLSLTVSQELENASWYYWRARLMDAHGVEGEWSAVQSFFVKEDANNDPPTITLTTPEADTVITVDGSDTVFSISWEDTDTDSNAQISLYYDTDTSDVDGILITSGILEDPDGTDDTYEWNLSGVAGGTYYLYALISDGSSSVVDHAAGAIHINYPPLAPSSPAPSDAETGISVDLSLSWTGGDPDADDMVTYTVQYKPENGEFAVCEACEDILGTKCKLPLLSYDTTYLWQVLATDGYEQTTLGSVWQFTTFTGIEDADDDDLSNELEIDYGTDPFDPDTDKDGYYDGEEVYADTDPLDAGSRPSYPPRYGDINQDGDIDGEDLASLISVLHLTSSDDGFNTRADFNSDGVIDELDVELFTRVYGYLLP; this is encoded by the coding sequence ATGAATTACGCAGGTTGGTTTAAAAAATCGACAATCTTTATTTGTTTATTTTTAATTTTATTTGTAGCCTTCCCGGCTCTTGCCGCCAACGATTCAATCTGCGCACGGGTCCGGATCCAAATCGATCAGGAACTCACCTTAGAGCGTCAAGCCTTTGATGCCCACATGCGCATCAACAACGGCCTGTCCACCATTGCGCTGGAGAATGTGGGCGTGGATGTGCTCTTTTATGACGAGAACGGCAGCAGCGTTCTTGCATCATCGGATCCTAACAATACCGCGGCGCTTTTTTTCATCAGGCTTGAATCAATGGAGAACATCGATGATGTCTCGGGAACTGGAACCGTTGCGCCTTCCACTTCGGCCGATATCCACTGGCTGATCATCCCATCGGTGGGCGCATCCAAAGGGCTGGAGGCGGGGACGCTCTACTATGTGGGCGCCCGGCTAAGCTACACGGCCAATGGCCAGGAGCAGGAAATCAATGTGGCGCCGGACTATATCTTCGTCAAACCGCTGCCTGTATTGGCGTTAGACTACTTTCTCCCCGAAGATGTCTATGGCGACGACGCCTTTACCACTGAAATAGAAGGGCCCATTCCGTTTACCCTTGGTGTTCGGATCAAAAACAACGGAGGCGGATGGGCTGCAAATGTGGCTATCGATTCGGCGCAGCCCAAAATCGTGGACAACGACCAGGGGCTGCTGGTCAATTTCATGATTGTGGGCAGCGAAGTCAACGGCGTTTCTACCAACGACAGTTTGCTGGTGAGTTTCGGCAACATCGCCCCACATACCAGCGGAACGGCCCGCTGGGAAATGGAATGCAGCCTTTCCGGAAAATTCATTGATTTCCAGGCCACCATCTCCCATGCCGATGAACTGGGCGGGGAGTTGACCTCTGTGATCGACACCATCAATACCCATGTATTGCTCCACGATGTATTGGTGGATATCGGCGGGCGGGATGATATCCGGGATTTCCTTGCCAAGGACGGCACACTGCTTACCGTCTATGAGTCCGACAGCCTGGAGACTATTGTTACTGATGTCTCTGAAGATGCCGCCATACAACTTGTCACCAGCGGGGCTGATACCCATACCTATACCCTGACGGTTCCGGTTGCCTCGGGTTTTGCCTATCTCGAACTGCCCGATCCACAGTTGGGCCAACAGGTCATCGCCGAGGTGGTACGCTCGGACGGCAAGATCATCAATCTCAACAATGCCTGGCTTTCAAAACGACGCGATGACAACCAGGCGTGGCAATACCTCTTTAACCTGTTTGATGCCAATCCCACGGGGTCCTACACAATTGTACTGCAGGAACCCGGCGCCCGGCCCCAGCCGCCGGTCCTGGAGTTCATCCCCAACCGTAACGGCGTGGAAGACCGGCAGGTCTCCTTTATCGTGGAAGCCTCGGATCCCAACGGCACCACGCCAGTACTTTCCGCCGCACCCCTTCCACCCGGCGCAACCTTTGTTGATCAGGGGGATGGCACGGCGATATTCGACTGGACGCCCATGGTTGGTCAGGCCGGACGCTACAGCATCCGCTATACGGCCTCGGATGGCGTGCTTCAAAGCACCCGGCGGGCCGTGCTGACCATCTGCAACATCGACGATAGCGACTGTGACGGCATGAACGATCAGTGGGAATTGGATCATTTCGGCACCCTGGACCGAGACGGGACCGGCGACTATGACGGTGACGGCATCTCCGATCTGGATGAATATCTGAACGGTACAGACCCCACTGAAACCCAAAACGCTCCCAGTGTTCCTGTTATCAACGCGCCCCTGGTTGACGAGATCGTACCTGCACTTCAACCGGAACTATCTGTTTTGTGCAGCACAGATGCAGACGGGGATATCTTAACCTATGAATTTGAAGTTTACTCAGACTCCGGATACACCACACTTGTGGCAAATGATAGTAACGTGCAGGAATCAGGTTTGATCGCCCCCTGGATCGTGCCGGAAGAGCTTGCTGAAAACCAGATCTATTATTGGCGGGTTAGGGCCTTTGACGGCACCGCCTATTCCTTCTGGACCCATGGCCGTTTTCTGGTCAGCGAGACGAATGAAGCGCCCTGCCCTGTTGAACTGCTGACCCCGGAAAATTTATGGCATGCGGATTCTATCCGCCCGACTTTGGTGTCAGGGTTCAGCACGGATCCGGAAAATGACTCCCTGACGTATACTTTTGCCGTCTATGCGGATCAGACATTAAACAGCCTAATCACGTCAGGCCAGGGCACGGTTGATGAAAATTCCGGCATGGTTTCCTGGCAGGTCAATGCAGATCTTACAAACGGCAGTTTATATTACTGGCAGGTAACGGTCGAGGATGCGGATCAGAATACAATCACCAGCAACGCCTTTTCTTTTACCGTTGATACAGTTAACCAGACACCGCCTGTCCCGGAGATTGATTCCCCTGCGGTCGGCAGCGAAGTCAATACAACATCGCTTGTACTGTCCGTCATTTCAGTCACTGATCCGGACGGTGATGATGTTACCTATGATTTTGAGATGGATGTTTTAAAAGATTTTTCTTCCGAAAGTCTTATCCGTTCGAGCCCTGATGAAATTACGATTCTGGACGGCACAGTTCAATGGCAACACGAAAACCTTATCGACAGCACGGTTTACTACTGGCGGGCAAGGTCACGGGACAGCGTGTCCGCAAGCCAATGGGTGTGTGGTCAATTCTTTGTAAATACTTATAATGACGAACCAAATACACCTGTTCTTAAAAACCCGGGTAACCTCTCGTGGACGGATCAGCTGCTCCCTGTGTTGTCTGTCCATCCTGCTGAAGAACCTGACAATGATACAGTTGAAATGATCGTTGAAGTCTACACGGATGAAGATCTTACCGATCTGATATTTGAAGGATCGTCGGAAGACCTGTCATTAACCGTTTCCCAGGAACTTGAAAACGCCTCCTGGTATTACTGGCGTGCCAGGCTGATGGATGCCCATGGCGTTGAAGGAGAATGGAGTGCGGTTCAGTCCTTTTTTGTAAAGGAGGATGCAAACAATGATCCGCCGACAATCACATTGACCACTCCTGAAGCGGATACGGTCATTACCGTTGACGGCTCTGATACTGTGTTCTCCATTTCATGGGAGGATACGGATACTGATTCCAATGCTCAAATCTCCCTGTATTACGATACTGACACATCAGACGTAGACGGCATCCTGATTACATCCGGGATTTTGGAAGACCCGGACGGAACAGACGATACCTATGAATGGAACCTGTCCGGTGTTGCCGGCGGCACTTATTACCTGTATGCCCTGATTTCAGACGGTAGCAGTTCGGTTGTTGATCATGCAGCAGGCGCCATACATATAAACTATCCGCCCCTGGCACCCTCATCACCTGCCCCCTCAGATGCTGAAACCGGGATATCTGTTGATTTGTCCCTGTCCTGGACCGGCGGGGATCCGGATGCAGATGATATGGTAACCTATACGGTTCAGTACAAACCCGAAAACGGTGAGTTTGCAGTCTGTGAAGCGTGTGAGGATATTTTAGGTACCAAATGCAAACTGCCGCTGCTCTCCTATGACACTACCTATCTGTGGCAGGTCCTGGCTACGGACGGCTATGAGCAGACCACCCTGGGTTCGGTGTGGCAGTTTACGACATTTACAGGAATAGAGGATGCAGACGATGATGATCTGAGCAATGAGCTGGAAATCGACTATGGAACAGATCCTTTTGACCCTGATACGGATAAGGACGGCTACTATGACGGGGAAGAAGTTTACGCCGATACTGATCCCCTGGACGCCGGAAGTAGGCCGTCGTATCCGCCCAGATACGGAGACATTAACCAGGACGGGGATATCGACGGAGAAGACCTGGCCAGCCTTATATCGGTCCTCCACCTGACCTCATCCGATGACGGATTCAACACCAGGGCAGACTTTAACAGTGACGGGGTCATTGACGAACTTGACGTTGAATTGTTCACCCGTGTATACGGTTACCTTTTACCCTAG
- a CDS encoding YCF48-related protein — protein sequence MFKTISLTLLSFLLFVSTAIVTIAAAGLNDGEIESLNLPDAQDMYADKDYDGADIERFASAYGSSTGDPRFDSGCDFGGDGAVNMTDFVYFASLFGKNELISPEAEGEIGPEGGIVEVIDTDSELYGIKVEISEGTFSESQIISIQKATEYSLPMNAQSNGPAIELLCSNQCNFNLPVNIIMPVDNGLNEGSFIGAYSYNEDKEVWTLINSFFNSEQNTIQFSTNHSSIFKAVALSPPPLYVDTKAQFEAEFMKQSYSNGPGKTIFIEQYANFHEENEGYVTLSVLHQNGGEITSKRGDLHYGKYRFKVKVGDSSSLPTPQGMVFGNFIYEKDYDVSRDNDNEIDIEFLTRIFNEDNEDPGWMTDSIYFVTHTAQTIDGGAEPKSNPFKEDEEFFDPPIDILNEIIWIGFDWYPDKVIFLVGKDIKKMEEVREISGDGNVPKCPGRLFFNSWSGEKKWGGDYPSVKISNEVHEVSYTPDFFPDSDIGSDCDGIENDGDGNGVPGDNPCVGGDTENCDDNCPDVCNPYQTDTDNDKQGDVCDPDDDNDGHLDESDAFPKDPNEWEDNDGDGVGDNADLDDDNDEVLDDDDLCENTPAGTDVDEHGCPLLDDKDTDGDGIKNDGDNNGVPGDNPCTGGDTENCDDNCPTVPNSDQADSNNDRVGDACSCWGRQDSPIAGKNLRGVDFIDRKHGWIVGEDGTIMRTLDGGKNWSAVVNPIAPYTVNLNSVDFVNENVGWCVGEIAYDVEEWQQHAIFKSTDGGLVWQPQTFDMVVDIDYYLTAIQCLSETECWVSGYASGWDNGFYKKLGYIRLHTTDGGQNWQKHSYAQEYVTLNDVFFLNTNEGWMVGDEGFIIHTGNGGTSWVLLDQFVNSTEVCEDNFNISSVFFTSSTEGWISGSQFCNLGIWPVIYHTTNGGQTWSKQYEGLFFGYLSDLVMISSDVGWAFGGQSSDSKGFSFVSTKDGGSNWIEQDYVIQLNDGGRGDGEAWAVGEDDKIIHYPEECAY from the coding sequence GTGTTCAAGACAATCTCTCTCACGCTTCTTTCCTTCCTACTCTTTGTTTCAACTGCCATTGTAACCATTGCCGCAGCAGGACTTAACGATGGTGAAATAGAGAGTCTAAATCTTCCTGATGCTCAAGACATGTATGCAGATAAAGATTATGATGGGGCGGATATAGAAAGATTCGCATCTGCCTATGGCTCATCAACTGGAGATCCAAGATTTGATTCCGGATGTGATTTTGGAGGAGATGGGGCTGTTAACATGACTGATTTTGTCTATTTCGCTTCACTATTCGGTAAAAATGAGCTTATCTCCCCCGAAGCCGAAGGTGAAATTGGTCCTGAAGGTGGTATTGTCGAAGTCATTGACACTGATAGTGAGTTGTATGGAATCAAAGTTGAAATATCCGAAGGTACATTTTCAGAGTCTCAAATTATATCTATTCAGAAAGCCACTGAGTATTCGCTGCCAATGAATGCTCAGTCGAATGGACCAGCTATAGAACTTTTATGCAGTAATCAATGCAACTTTAATCTGCCTGTTAACATTATTATGCCTGTAGATAATGGGCTAAATGAAGGCTCTTTTATCGGCGCTTATAGTTATAATGAGGACAAAGAAGTTTGGACCTTAATAAATTCCTTTTTTAATTCAGAACAGAATACAATTCAATTTTCAACAAACCATTCTTCCATTTTTAAGGCTGTTGCTCTTTCACCACCGCCACTTTATGTGGACACGAAAGCTCAGTTTGAAGCCGAATTTATGAAACAATCTTATTCTAATGGGCCTGGTAAAACTATTTTTATTGAGCAATATGCTAATTTCCATGAAGAAAATGAAGGATATGTAACCCTCAGTGTCCTGCACCAAAATGGTGGTGAAATCACGAGCAAAAGAGGCGATCTTCATTATGGCAAGTACCGATTCAAGGTGAAAGTAGGCGACAGCAGCAGTCTACCGACACCACAAGGTATGGTCTTTGGTAACTTTATTTATGAAAAGGACTATGATGTAAGCCGCGACAATGACAATGAGATTGATATAGAATTTTTAACTAGAATATTTAATGAAGATAATGAAGATCCAGGATGGATGACAGATTCGATATATTTTGTGACTCATACTGCTCAGACCATAGACGGAGGTGCGGAACCAAAATCTAACCCTTTCAAAGAGGATGAAGAATTTTTTGATCCACCAATAGATATATTAAATGAAATTATCTGGATTGGATTTGATTGGTATCCTGACAAAGTGATTTTCCTAGTTGGAAAAGATATCAAGAAAATGGAAGAGGTAAGAGAAATTTCAGGTGATGGAAACGTACCTAAATGTCCTGGAAGATTATTTTTTAATTCTTGGTCAGGGGAGAAGAAATGGGGTGGTGATTATCCAAGTGTCAAAATAAGCAATGAAGTGCATGAAGTGAGTTACACGCCAGATTTCTTTCCTGACTCAGACATTGGTTCTGACTGTGATGGGATAGAAAATGATGGAGATGGAAACGGTGTTCCGGGGGATAATCCTTGTGTTGGAGGAGATACTGAAAATTGTGATGACAATTGCCCTGATGTCTGTAATCCATATCAAACAGACACCGATAATGACAAACAAGGCGACGTCTGCGATCCTGATGACGATAATGACGGACATCTTGATGAATCAGATGCTTTTCCTAAAGACCCAAATGAATGGGAAGACAATGATGGAGATGGTGTAGGTGATAACGCTGATCTTGATGATGATAATGATGAGGTGCTGGATGATGATGATTTGTGTGAGAATACACCTGCTGGAACAGATGTAGACGAACACGGATGCCCCTTGTTAGATGATAAAGACACTGATGGTGATGGAATAAAAAATGATGGTGACAACAACGGTGTTCCGGGGGACAACCCTTGTACCGGAGGAGATACTGAAAATTGTGATGATAATTGTCCTACTGTCCCCAATTCTGATCAGGCAGACTCTAATAATGATAGAGTCGGTGACGCATGTTCATGCTGGGGGAGACAGGATTCACCAATTGCAGGAAAAAACCTGCGAGGGGTTGATTTCATAGACCGTAAACATGGTTGGATTGTCGGGGAAGACGGCACAATTATGAGAACATTAGATGGTGGCAAGAATTGGTCTGCTGTGGTGAATCCAATCGCCCCGTATACAGTTAACTTGAATAGTGTTGATTTTGTGAACGAAAATGTTGGATGGTGTGTAGGTGAAATAGCTTATGACGTTGAGGAATGGCAACAGCATGCCATCTTCAAATCTACTGACGGAGGTCTGGTGTGGCAGCCCCAGACATTTGATATGGTAGTAGATATTGATTATTACCTGACTGCTATACAATGCTTATCCGAGACTGAATGCTGGGTAAGCGGTTATGCAAGCGGATGGGATAATGGTTTTTATAAAAAATTAGGTTACATAAGATTACACACGACAGATGGAGGACAAAACTGGCAGAAGCACAGTTACGCGCAGGAATATGTCACATTGAATGATGTCTTTTTTCTAAATACGAATGAAGGATGGATGGTCGGAGATGAAGGATTTATTATTCATACCGGTAATGGAGGGACAAGTTGGGTGCTTCTCGATCAGTTCGTAAACTCGACGGAGGTTTGTGAAGATAATTTTAATATAAGTTCCGTCTTTTTTACATCCTCGACTGAAGGTTGGATATCTGGTTCTCAATTCTGTAATCTCGGAATTTGGCCTGTGATATATCACACCACTAACGGTGGGCAAACCTGGAGTAAACAGTATGAAGGACTATTTTTTGGATACTTGAGTGACTTAGTGATGATTTCATCAGATGTAGGCTGGGCTTTTGGAGGACAATCCTCAGATAGTAAGGGATTCAGCTTTGTTAGCACAAAAGATGGGGGGAGCAACTGGATAGAACAGGATTATGTGATACAATTAAATGATGGGGGGAGGGGCGATGGAGAGGCCTGGGCTGTTGGCGAGGATGATAAAATAATTCACTATCCGGAGGAGTGCGCTTATTAG
- a CDS encoding rhodanese-like domain-containing protein has translation MDEQHRFSFYVFWVMAFFYAFHYLGNINILVCSLDQTLSRLRLLPYASAAETKIKLEKNSTPRNQFKQNKFTPHPTFKISVKSALKKYQKSQNVIFIDVREPKKFELYRIPGSLNIPLYALKSKNFLMQKSLILVNEGFKVLDLKKECIHLEGTGFQDVKFLKGGLNAWKENNGAIQGDVFAMKKLNRVSPDCLFKEKNNENLLLIDISAPENVNAGHDLTKLAEAVPIPLKIEDALPFCKKVKSVIQNNGTTSSPVLMFNKDGKNYDRIDRLLRSAGIKSIFYLEDGSQGYRKYESMQAKMGQPKRLSTNRGHKCTTCP, from the coding sequence ATGGATGAACAACATCGTTTTTCTTTTTATGTTTTTTGGGTGATGGCGTTTTTTTATGCTTTCCATTATTTAGGCAACATTAACATCTTAGTGTGTAGCCTCGATCAAACCCTTAGTCGTTTACGTTTATTACCATACGCTTCAGCCGCCGAGACAAAGATTAAATTAGAAAAAAACTCGACCCCGAGAAATCAATTTAAACAAAATAAATTCACTCCTCATCCAACCTTTAAAATTTCCGTCAAATCAGCCTTAAAAAAATATCAAAAATCACAAAATGTGATTTTTATTGATGTAAGAGAGCCTAAAAAATTTGAATTATATCGCATTCCAGGATCTTTAAACATTCCGCTTTATGCGCTTAAGTCAAAAAACTTCTTGATGCAAAAATCACTGATCTTGGTCAATGAGGGTTTTAAGGTGCTGGATCTAAAAAAGGAATGTATTCATCTCGAGGGAACAGGATTTCAGGACGTCAAATTTCTAAAAGGCGGATTAAATGCCTGGAAAGAAAACAACGGCGCGATTCAGGGTGATGTTTTTGCGATGAAAAAATTGAACCGTGTTTCTCCGGATTGTTTATTCAAAGAAAAAAACAATGAAAATCTGCTGTTGATAGACATCTCTGCTCCTGAAAATGTAAACGCAGGCCATGATTTGACTAAACTCGCTGAAGCTGTTCCAATCCCTTTGAAAATAGAAGACGCATTGCCGTTTTGTAAAAAAGTTAAGTCAGTAATTCAGAATAATGGAACAACCTCAAGTCCGGTATTAATGTTTAACAAAGATGGAAAAAACTATGACCGGATTGACCGGTTATTGAGATCAGCCGGAATAAAATCCATTTTCTATTTGGAAGATGGAAGCCAGGGATACAGGAAATATGAATCCATGCAAGCAAAGATGGGTCAACCGAAGAGGCTGTCAACAAACAGGGGACATAAATGCACAACCTGCCCCTAA
- a CDS encoding transglutaminase-like domain-containing protein: MHNLPLKKLFIFTAILVCIGAVFWLIQKPVSPQKAPQADPQAGQVIPRHISYSFTLRNTTGQLIEKPEFWTYAPLKKTPSQSCTDLQTSHAYTLITDELGNQILHFSLPTLPPYGSKTITIQANLIMSDTPDMVKVINLKPFLKSEKYIESDNTELLTLARRLKASAPSTTAERIFQWVTNHITYSGFSGKNRGALFALKSKKGDCTEFMYLFTALCRANGIPARCMAGYVCSKNEILKPGAYHNWAEIYEGNTWQVADPQKHIFKQHSSQFIVMRILGKVKENPMGSHHRFRFKGQGLKVKMNG; this comes from the coding sequence ATGCACAACCTGCCCCTAAAAAAACTTTTCATATTTACGGCTATTTTAGTGTGTATTGGCGCCGTATTCTGGTTAATCCAAAAACCTGTCTCTCCCCAAAAAGCTCCCCAAGCAGATCCGCAGGCAGGCCAAGTAATTCCAAGACATATTTCCTATTCTTTTACACTGAGAAACACCACTGGACAATTAATCGAAAAACCGGAATTCTGGACCTATGCCCCTTTAAAAAAGACCCCATCCCAATCATGCACCGATTTGCAGACGTCCCATGCGTACACATTGATTACTGATGAACTGGGCAACCAGATCTTGCACTTCTCACTACCCACACTCCCACCTTACGGCAGCAAAACCATTACCATTCAAGCAAATCTTATTATGTCAGATACGCCTGATATGGTTAAAGTCATAAATTTAAAACCGTTTTTGAAATCTGAAAAATATATTGAATCTGATAATACTGAACTCTTAACTTTGGCGAGGAGATTAAAAGCCTCTGCCCCGTCCACAACCGCTGAACGAATTTTCCAATGGGTGACAAACCATATCACCTATTCCGGCTTTTCAGGAAAAAATCGAGGTGCTCTTTTTGCACTTAAAAGCAAAAAAGGTGACTGTACGGAGTTTATGTATCTGTTTACTGCGCTGTGCCGGGCCAATGGTATTCCGGCCCGATGTATGGCAGGCTATGTCTGTTCCAAAAATGAAATTTTAAAGCCCGGTGCATACCATAACTGGGCCGAGATTTATGAGGGGAATACCTGGCAGGTTGCAGATCCCCAGAAACATATATTCAAGCAGCATTCTTCCCAGTTTATAGTCATGCGGATTCTGGGAAAGGTCAAAGAGAACCCAATGGGCTCCCACCATCGTTTTCGATTTAAGGGCCAAGGGTTGAAGGTGAAAATGAACGGATAA